A region from the Nymphalis io chromosome 9, ilAglIoxx1.1, whole genome shotgun sequence genome encodes:
- the LOC126770463 gene encoding regulatory-associated protein of mTOR isoform X3: MTDMPPYLALNDDEDNSGEPDSDSSDFEDDLVLSFDKPRHLEPIKGAEREEHSWRVKEKYKTHCVALVLCLNVGVDPPDVVKTQPCARLECWIDPNSLSPTKALETIGHALQTQYERWQPRARYKQSLDPTSDEIKKLCCSLRRNAKEERVLFHYNGHGVPKPTSQGEIWVFNRAYTQYIPLSMYDLQTWMGAPSLYVYDCSNAGVIVDNFKQFAEQHERDYEMQASAAGATGAAGPAPVCYRNCIQLAACAAGQSLPMSPELPADLFTACLTTPVKMAIKWFVLRTRLRVARADLVDLIDKIPGQVTDRRTMLGELNWIFTAITDTIAWSSLPPDLFQQLFRADLLTASLCRNFLLADRIMRSYNCTPVSSPALPSLARHPLWAAWEHTLDLALAQLPALLERPHHHYRHSPFFRDQLTAFQLWLDLGNWSVSRPPPDQLPMVLQVLLSTLHRVRALQILCRFLSLGAWAVRAVLAVGIFPYMLKLLQASAHDLRASMVYIWAKIIAVDPTCQVDLVNAKGHKYFLSILQDPSVDTEHRTLAAFVLAGIVDNYPAGQEAALQGSMISACLEQLGEGASGAGWRLQQWACIGLGRLWRGWDAARWAGVRDLAHEKLAALLPHPRPEVRAACAFALAAFVSAGAAAPARTDHANALDQQVAVQLAARLRDDASPLVRAEILAALQWMVLIFEQHFIAVYINERVRRSDREGLRGGRLSRVDTGQDALAAARSPPAARAALALPPALALPAIGFGSVYMKLWGMLCAMAREPHPQLAQMAADIIAYVSNQVDSVGRDVERHPPHSHSGGGSSSLPPSPNTRAPHAHHDSRTLPHMGHRRGKSGLPHTISEDSVAHRDRERDSTSSNSSQSTKKVIVTTQFVEWATAQFARGDASGGTSGPFASGDGAAGAAGAAGGADCESRAHHERVWRRARNRSIRREARALRASHPPRLETVAFHSRCPLPPAVVLFHPYEQHAALASKENFGIWDWGTAAKLCVGSWRRAWGRITSLAYLNAHHHALLAVASHQGHLAIYRSGAAGHGAVRAGGRAQRQQGDAVRPQHGEQCAALGHAAALERVAALAGPGRPGRHRAPVGRARGAAAGRHTHRVRGGGDGAVARRARGARAGGLRRRLGARVGRARAARHHGAARARRARAVRRAARRRARAGHGRGGRRGARVRRAQAGAPAARAARAGAARRARRAPARAAHRLRVGESVHQHLRLKGRCAQHHQVSRRFHGSSHRTRLLSRLPPAEMRTRGWLQGLHGVGVRV, from the exons ATGACAGATATGCCTCCTTATCTCGCGCTTAACGATGATGAGGACAATAGTGGAGAGCCAGATAGTGACTCCTCGGATTTTGAGGATGATCTGGTTTTAAGTTTTGATAAACCGAGGCACTTGGAGCCCATAAAGGGAGCTGAGCGCGAGGAGCACTCGTGGAGAGTCAAAGAAAAG TACAAGACCCACTGTGTTGCACTGGTCTTGTGTCTTAATGTGGGTGTTGATCCTCCAGATGTTGTCAAGACACAACCATGTGCCAGACTCGAGTGTTGGATAG ATCCGAATTCACTGTCTCCGACCAAGGCTTTAGAGACCATAGGACATGCTCTACAAACACAGTATGAGCGCTGGCAGCCGCGCGCGCGATATAAACAGTCCTTGGATCCCACAAGTGATGAG ATCAAGAAACTGTGCTGCTCGCTGCGTCGGAACGCAAAGGAGGAGCGCGTCCTGTTTCACTACAATGGACACGGCGTGCCCAAGCCGACGTCCCAGGGGGAGATTTGGGTGTTTAATCGG GCCTACACCCAGTACATTCCGCTGTCGATGTACGACCTGCAGACGTGGATGGGCGCTCCGTCGCTGTACGTGTACGACTGCTCCAACGCCGGCGTCATCGTCGACAACTTCAAGCAGTTCGCGGAGCAGCACGAGCGGGACTACGAG ATGCAGGCGAGCGCGGCGGGCGCGACGGGCGCGGCCGGGCCGGCGCCGGTGTGCTACCGGAACTGCATCCAGCTGGCGGCGTGCGCGGCCGGCCAGAGCCTGCCCATGTCGCCCGAGCTGCCGGCCGACCTGTTCACGGCGTGCCTCACCACGCCCGTCAAGATGGCCATCAAGTGGTTCGTGCTGCGCACGCGCCTGCGCGTCGCGCGCGCCGACCTCGTCGACCTCATCGACAA GATTCCCGGTCAGGTGACCGACCGGCGGACGATGCTGGGCGAGTTGAACTGGATCTTCACGGCCATCACAGACACCATCGCGTGGAGCTCGCTGCCCCCGGACCTGTTCCAGCAGCTATTTCGAGCGGATCTCCTCACCGCTAGCCTCTGCCGAAACTTCCTGCTGGCCGACAGGATCATGAGGTCGTACAATTGCACGCCCGTGTCGTCGCCCGCGCTGCCGTCGCTGGCGCGCCACCCGCTGTGGGCGGCGTGGGAGCACACGCTGGACCTGGCCCTGGCGCAGCTGCCGGCGCTGCTGGAGCGCCCGCACCACCACTACCGACACTCGCCCTTCTTCCGCGACCAACTCACCGCCTTCCAGCTGTGGCTCGACCTCGGAAATT GGTCGGTGTCGCGGCCGCCGCCCGACCAGCTGCCCATGGTGCTGCAGGTGCTGCTGAGCACGCTGCACCGCGTGCGCGCGCTGCAGATCCTGTGCCGCTTCCTGTCGCTGGGCGCGTGGGCCGTGCGCGCCGTGCTGGCCGTCGGCATCTTCCCCTATATGCTCAAGCTGCTGCAGGCCTCCGCGCACGACCTGCGCGCCTCCATGGTCTATATCTGGGCTAAGATCATCGCCGTCGACCCC ACTTGTCAAGTCGATTTGGTGAACGCCAAAGGTCACAAGTACTTCTTATCTATACTGCAGGACCCATCTGTTGAT ACGGAACATCGGACACTGGCAGCATTTGTGTTGGCCGGCATCGTCGACAACTACCCGGCGGGCCAAGAGGCGGCCTTGCAG GGTTCGATGATATCGGCGTGCCTCGAGCAGCTGGGCGAGGGCGCCAGTGGCGCGGGCTGGCGCCTGCAGCAGTGGGCCTGCATCGGGCTGGGCCGCCTGTGGCGCGGCTGGGACGCGGCGCGCTGGGCCGGCGTGCGCGACCTGGCGCACGAGAAGCTGGCGGCGCTGCTGCCGCACCCGCGCCCCGAGGTGCGCGCCGCCTGCGCCTTCGCGCTGGCCGCCTTCGTGTCGGCCggcgccgccgcgcccgcgcgcaCCGACCACGCCAACGCGCTGGACCAGCAGGTGGCCGTGCAGCTGGCGGCGCGCCTGCGCGACGACGCCTCGCCGCTCGTGCGCGCCGAGATCCTCGCCG CGCTCCAGTGGATGGTTTTAATATTCGAGCAGCACTTCATCGCCGTGTACATAAACGAGAGGGTGCGGCGGAGCGACAG GGAGGGGCTGCGCGGCGGGCGGCTGAGCCGCGTGGACACGGGGCAGGACGCGCTGGCGGCGGCGCGCagcccgcccgccgcgcgcgccgcgctcgCGCTGCCGCCCGCGCTCGCGCTGCCCGCCATCG GTTTCGGTTCGGTGTACATGAAGCTGTGGGGCATGCTGTGTGCGATGGCTCGCGAGCCGCACCCGCAGCTGGCTCAGATGGCGGCCGACATCATCGCGTACGTCTCCAACCAG GTTGACAGCGTGGGGCGCGACGTGGAGCGTCACCCGCCTCACTCGCACAGCGGCGGTGGCTCCAGTTCGCTGCCGCCGTCGCCCAACACGCGCGCACCGCACGCGCACCACGACTCGCGCACGTTGCCGCATATGG GTCACCGCCGGGGTAAGTCCGGTCTCCCGCACACGATATCGGAGGACTCCGTGGCGCATCGAGACCGTGAACGAGACTCGACCTCCTCCAATTCTA GTCAATCGACGAAAAAAGTGATAGTAACGACACAGTTCGTGGAGTGGGCGACGGCGCAGTTCGCGCGCGGAGACGCGTCGGGCGGCACGAGCGGGCCCTTCGCGTCGGGGgacggcgcggcgggcgcggcgggcgcggcgggcggcgccgaCTGCGAGAGCCGCGCGCACCACGAGCGCGTGTGGCGCCGCGCGCGCAACCGCAGCATCCGGCGGGAGGCCCGCG CCCTGCGCGCGTCGCACCCGCCGCGCCTGGAGACCGTCGCGTTCCACTCGCGCTGCCCGCTGCCGCCCGCCGTGGTGCTGTTCCACCCCTACGAGCAGCACGCCGCGCTCGCCTCCAAGGAGAATTTCGG AATCTGGGACTGGGGCACGGCGGCCAAGCTGTGCGTGGGATCGTGGCGCCGCGCGTGGGGCCGCATCACGTCGCTGGCCTACCTCAACGCGCACCACCACGCACTGCTGGCCGTCGCCTCGCACCAGGGACACCTCGCCATCTACAG GTCTGGCGCAGCTGGTCACGGAGCAGTTCGCGCCGGCGGACGAGCGCAGCGGCAGCAAGGGGATGCTGTCCGACCCCAACA TGGGGAGCAGTGCGCCGCCCTCGGGCACGCTGCTGCGCTGGAGCGCGTCGCGGCGCTCGCTGGCCCTGGCCGGCCAGGCCGCCACCGTGCGCCTGTGGGACGCGCACGCGGAGCTGCTGCAGGCCGACATACCCACCG AGTGCGAGGCGGCGGCGACGGCGCTGtggcgcggcgggcgcgcggCGCGCGTGCTGGCGGGCTTCGGCGACGGCTCGGTGCGCGCGTGGGACGAGCGCGCGCCGCGCGCCACCACGGCGCTGCGCGCGCACGCCGCGCCCGTGCTGTGCGCCGCGCCGCGCGACGACGCGCACGCGCTGGTCACGGGCGCGGCGGACGGCGAGGTGCGCGTGTACGACGCGCGCAAGCTGGCGCGCCCGCTGCACGTGCTGCGCGCGCCGGGGCCGCTCGCCGCGCTCGACGTGCACCCGCGCGCGCCGCTCATCGCCTG CGGGTCGGTGAATCAGTGCATCAGCATCTACGACTTAAAGGGCGGTGCGCTCAACACCATCAAGTTTCACGAAGGTTTCATGGGAGCTCGCATAGGACCCGTCTCCTGTCTCGCCTTCCACCCGCTGAG ATGCGCACTCGGGGTTGGCTCCAAGGACTCCACGGTGTCGGTGTACGTGTCTGA